The proteins below come from a single Caulobacter flavus genomic window:
- a CDS encoding phosphatase PAP2 family protein has translation MYDHFAAALGVRLTPSEAPVLTALLERAGDDRSVVGVAKTFWGTSRPYVGKEGAPTCEAKTAHLTGNPDYPSGHSAHGEHVAMILAEVAPERADALYARGREYAESRWICGSHTVSATEAGLQAGAVIYAAEHRSPAFRLDLEMARAEVAAVLARANAK, from the coding sequence ATGTACGACCATTTCGCCGCGGCCCTCGGCGTTCGCCTGACGCCGAGCGAGGCGCCCGTCCTGACCGCCCTGCTCGAGCGCGCCGGCGACGACCGCTCGGTGGTGGGCGTCGCCAAGACCTTCTGGGGGACCAGCCGCCCCTATGTCGGCAAGGAAGGCGCGCCGACCTGCGAGGCCAAGACCGCCCACCTGACCGGCAATCCCGACTATCCGTCCGGCCATTCGGCCCATGGCGAGCACGTGGCGATGATCCTGGCCGAGGTCGCGCCGGAGCGGGCCGACGCCCTCTACGCCCGGGGCCGGGAATACGCCGAAAGCCGCTGGATCTGCGGTTCGCACACGGTCAGCGCCACCGAGGCGGGCCTGCAGGCCGGCGCGGTGATCTATGCCGCCGAGCACCGCTCGCCCGCCTTCCGCCTCGACCTGGAGATGGCCCGCGCCGAGGTCGCCGCCGTCCTGGCCAGGGCAAACGCGAAATAG
- a CDS encoding TonB-dependent receptor, translating to MRKLQVFAGVAAVALMASATSSWAQTADQAAPVALDEIVVTAQRRAENLQEVPVSVTAMTGAQLQNQRVGDVLALSGLAPGLQIKTDDNAANPRMFIRGIGVNDFNPGTASAVGVYVDGVYVASPLAQLAGFYDLEQVEVLRGPQGTLYGRNTTGGAINVVTRKPSSTPGGDLAVEYGRFNAVNAQGGFGGPIAGDALSFRISGLYDKNDGYTTNRLTGNKGNDANRWATRLAVRYKPDDKLTADLSLSLNQSRGGSIWTYHRSLVAQTPEAAGDFDPSLGYAVCKPAYYTSGQCTNVLGYANTSKNLYEGDYRFEGKDIVKLFGATASVSYDLGDMTLYSITGYQRAARDDWEDTDANPLQVISARYIALQETASQEFRLQSNGTGPTRWVTGLYWAKDDLSNDSRYDVLGDLRNPTPDNPTGMDPAASIGVFGWPLTQKTRSWAVFGQVDHDLTDRLTFTAGLRYSVDDKSFHYVSDVDYGLVTLFTYDGDKTFKSLSGRLGLRYALTDDANLYATYNRGYKSGGFFTGQTTAPEDLGPYDDETVDAFEVGAKSEFLDRRLRLNAAAFYYDYQNLQVYTVIQRGALSVQYFTNASAARVYGAEAEIEARPMRGLSLTLGAALLNAEYKDFVSVGQDYSGNRLPSAPKASVNGVVRYEHPLPVGDFAGQLDFTYRSKVFFDTANTERLSDKGRAYVNGQLGWKLDGGRYELGVWGKNLFDETNILDITAVEGLGFDVFSMGPPRTYGLYLRARY from the coding sequence GTGCGCAAACTGCAAGTGTTCGCCGGGGTCGCGGCTGTCGCCTTGATGGCGTCGGCGACCTCATCCTGGGCTCAGACGGCCGACCAGGCCGCGCCCGTGGCATTGGACGAGATCGTCGTCACCGCCCAGCGGCGGGCCGAGAACCTGCAGGAGGTGCCGGTCTCGGTCACCGCCATGACGGGCGCCCAGCTGCAGAACCAGCGGGTCGGCGACGTGCTGGCGCTGTCGGGCCTGGCGCCCGGCCTGCAGATCAAGACCGACGACAACGCCGCCAACCCGCGCATGTTCATCCGCGGCATCGGCGTCAACGACTTCAACCCCGGCACGGCCAGCGCCGTCGGCGTCTATGTCGACGGGGTGTATGTCGCCTCGCCGCTGGCCCAGTTGGCCGGCTTCTACGACCTGGAGCAGGTCGAGGTGCTGCGCGGCCCGCAGGGCACACTCTACGGCCGCAACACCACCGGCGGGGCGATCAACGTCGTCACCCGCAAGCCGTCGAGCACGCCGGGCGGCGACCTGGCCGTGGAGTACGGCCGCTTCAACGCGGTCAACGCCCAGGGCGGCTTCGGCGGACCGATCGCCGGCGACGCCCTCTCCTTCCGGATCAGCGGCCTCTACGACAAGAACGACGGCTATACGACCAACCGCCTGACCGGCAACAAGGGCAACGACGCCAATCGCTGGGCCACGCGCCTGGCCGTTCGCTACAAGCCCGACGACAAGCTGACCGCCGACCTGTCGCTGAGCCTGAACCAGTCGCGCGGCGGCTCGATCTGGACCTACCACCGCTCGCTGGTGGCCCAGACGCCCGAGGCGGCCGGCGACTTCGATCCCAGCCTCGGCTACGCCGTCTGCAAGCCGGCCTACTACACCTCGGGCCAGTGCACGAACGTGCTGGGCTACGCCAACACCAGCAAGAACCTGTACGAGGGCGACTACCGCTTCGAGGGCAAGGACATCGTCAAGCTGTTCGGGGCGACCGCCAGCGTCTCCTACGACCTGGGCGACATGACCCTCTATTCGATCACCGGATACCAGCGCGCGGCCCGCGACGACTGGGAGGACACCGACGCCAACCCGCTGCAGGTGATCAGCGCCCGCTACATCGCCCTGCAGGAGACGGCCAGCCAGGAGTTCCGGCTGCAGTCGAACGGCACGGGGCCGACCCGCTGGGTGACCGGCCTCTACTGGGCCAAGGACGACCTTTCCAACGACAGCCGCTACGACGTGCTGGGCGACCTGCGCAATCCCACGCCCGACAACCCCACCGGCATGGATCCGGCCGCCAGCATCGGCGTGTTCGGCTGGCCGCTGACCCAGAAGACCCGCAGCTGGGCCGTCTTCGGCCAGGTCGACCACGACCTGACCGACCGCCTGACCTTCACGGCGGGCCTGCGCTATTCGGTCGACGACAAGAGCTTCCACTATGTCAGCGACGTCGACTACGGCCTGGTGACCCTGTTCACCTACGACGGCGACAAGACCTTCAAGTCGCTGTCGGGCCGCCTTGGCCTGCGCTACGCGCTGACCGACGACGCCAACCTCTATGCGACCTACAATCGCGGCTACAAGAGCGGCGGCTTCTTCACCGGCCAGACCACCGCACCCGAGGACCTGGGTCCCTATGACGACGAGACCGTCGACGCCTTCGAGGTGGGGGCCAAGAGCGAGTTCCTCGACCGCCGCCTGCGCCTGAACGCGGCGGCCTTCTACTACGACTACCAGAACCTGCAGGTTTACACCGTGATCCAGCGCGGGGCCCTGTCGGTGCAGTACTTCACCAACGCCTCGGCCGCCCGGGTCTACGGCGCCGAGGCCGAGATCGAGGCGCGGCCCATGCGCGGCCTGTCCCTGACCCTGGGCGCGGCCCTGCTGAACGCCGAGTACAAGGACTTCGTCTCGGTCGGCCAGGACTATTCGGGCAACCGCCTGCCTTCGGCTCCGAAGGCCAGCGTCAACGGCGTGGTCCGCTACGAGCACCCGCTGCCGGTCGGCGACTTCGCCGGCCAGCTGGACTTCACCTACCGCTCCAAGGTCTTCTTCGACACCGCCAACACCGAGCGGCTCAGCGACAAGGGCCGGGCCTACGTCAACGGCCAACTGGGCTGGAAGCTCGACGGCGGCCGCTACGAACTGGGCGTGTGGGGCAAGAACCTCTTCGACGAAACCAACATCCTCGACATCACCGCCGTCGAGGGCCTGGGCTTCGACGTCTTCAGCATGGGTCCGCCGCGCACCTACGGCCTGTATCTGCGGGCCCGCTATTGA